Proteins encoded in a region of the Cydia pomonella isolate Wapato2018A chromosome 3, ilCydPomo1, whole genome shotgun sequence genome:
- the LOC133515846 gene encoding uncharacterized protein LOC133515846, with protein MSETSDEEGLLPTDELRGTAKDPELTFLPEKSRDKYLKAYDNFNKWRLENSENTMSETVLLSYFMHLSHTKQPPTMWSIYSMLKATIKTKDDVHIEDYKELVTFLKGMSVGHNPKKSKIFTPSDIDKFINEAPDIIYLGAKVILILGINGGCRTNELLNLTVDGIEKHSETLLLIKLPKTSNNRSFVVREEYVQIVEQYKSLRPPNTKTDRFFLQYHKGKCSRQPMGVNKIGGIPRDIATYLKLPDPQLYTGHCFKRTSATLLADSGADLTLLKRQGDTHPGTSRETNVERQSMSKIWVCIDPPKT; from the exons ATGAGTGAAACGAGCGACGAGGAAGGACTTTTACCCACTGATGAATTAAGAGGAACAGCGAAGGACCCCGAATTAACTTTCCTCCCGGAAAAATCTCgggataaatatttaaaagcgtaCGACAACTTCAACAAATGGCGACTTGAAAATAGTGAAAACACTATGTCGGAAACTGTGCTATTGTCGTATTTCATGCATTTGTCTCACACGAAGCAACCACCGACAATGTGGAGTATTTACTCCATGCTGAAAGCCACGATAAAAACCAAGGATGACGTGCATATTGAGGATTATAAAGAGCTCGTAACATTTTTGAAGGGAATGTCAGTGGGACACAATCCGAAAAagtccaaaatatttacaccaTCTGACATtgataaatttataaatgaaGCTCCGGATATCATATATCTTGGTGCAAAA GTCATACTCATATTGGGAATAAACGGAGGATGCCGTACGAACGAACTCCTGAACCTTACCGTCGATGGGATCGAAAAACATTCAGAAACactgttattaataaaattaccaaAGACAAGTAATAACAGATCCTTTGTCGTTCGTGAGGAATACGTACAGATCGTCGAGCAGTATAAATCTTTACGGCCACCCAATACAAAGACTGACCGATTCTTCTTGCAGTATCACAAGGGCAAGTGCTCAAGACAGCCAATGGGTGTTAATAAGATAGGCGGGATACCGAGGGATATCGCAACGTATTTGAAACTTCCAGACCCTCAGCTTTACACTGGCCATTGTTTTAAGCGAACATCGGCCACGCTTTTGGCGGATTCGGGGGCAGATCTCACTTTATTAAAACGACAGGGTGATACCCATCCGGGGACATCTAGAGAGACAAACGTTGAACGTCAATCTATGTCAAAAATCTGGGTTTGTATTGATCCTCCAAAAACTTAA
- the LOC133515834 gene encoding uncharacterized protein LOC133515834 — MTEMSDDEGILNPDDLKGTSKDPELTFLPEKSREIYFRAYDNFNKWRVENDVKTLTETVLLSYFMYLSQTKQPPTMWSIYSMLKATMKIKDDVHIENYSELITFLKGMQVGHNPKKSKMFTSSDIDKFINEAPDIIYLGAKVILIIGINGGCRTNELMSLTVDGVEKHSDTLLLIKLPNSKTSTNRSFVVREEYVKIVEQYQSLRPPNTKTDRFFLQYHKGKCSRQPMGVNKIGGTPKDIATYLKLPDPQDYTGHCFRRTSTSLLADSGADLSSLKRHGDTRPGTSRETNAESQPKPKIWVCIDPPET, encoded by the exons atgaCTGAGATGAGCGATGACGAGGGAATTTTAAACCCAGATGATTTAAAAGGAACATCGAAGGACCCGGAATTAACATTCCTACCGGAGAAATCTCGAGAGATATATTTTAGAGCGTACGATAACTTCAATAAATGGCGGGTTGAAAATGATGTAAAGACTTTGACGGAAACTGTACTATTATCGTATTTCATGTATTTGTCTCAGACGAAGCAACCACCGACAATGTGGAGTATTTACTCCATGCTGAAGGCCACGATGAAAATCAAGGATGACGTGCATATTGAGAACTATTCAGAACTCATAACGTTTTTGAAAGGAATGCAAGTGGGACACAACCCTAAAAAGTCTAAAATGTTTACATCCTCTGACATAGATAAGTTTATTAATGAAGCCCCGGACATAATATATCTCGGCGCAAAA GTCATTCTCATAATCGGAATAAACGGAGGATGCCGTACGAATGAACTCATGAGCCTTACCGTCGATGGCGTCGAGAAACATTCAGACACCCTGCTATTAATAAAACTGCCAAACTCAAAGACGAGTACTAACAGATCCTTTGTCGTTCGTGAGGAGTATGTGAAGATAGTCGAGCAGTATCAATCTTTACGTCCGCCCAATACAAAGACGGATCGATTTTTCTTGCAATATCATAAGGGCAAGTGCTCAAGACAGCCTATGGGTGTCAATAAGATAGGCGGGACACCGAAGGACATCGCAACGTATTTAAAACTCCCAGACCCTCAAGATTACACTGGGCATTGTTTCAGACGAACATCGACTTCGCTTTTGGCGGATTCGGGAGCTGACCTCAGCTCTTTAAAACGCCATGGCGATACCCGACCGGGTACATCTAGAGAGACAAACGCTGAAAGTCAACCTAAGCCAAAAATCTGGGTCTGTATTGACCCCCCAGAAACTTAA